Proteins encoded together in one Citromicrobium bathyomarinum window:
- a CDS encoding DUF1330 domain-containing protein, with translation MTPYIDPSRETFEAFKALPRDTPIQMLNLLLYRDQAEYPEGHEHAGKGWSGRRAYEEYGHTSGPIFARVGGSIVWRGTFETMVTGPAERRWHDGFVAHYPNAGAFFEMIKDPDYQQAVVNRTAALLDSRLMRFAPGEGGDTFG, from the coding sequence GTGACCCCCTATATCGACCCGAGCCGGGAGACTTTCGAGGCGTTCAAGGCGCTTCCGCGCGATACGCCGATCCAGATGCTCAATCTGCTGCTCTATCGCGACCAGGCGGAGTATCCCGAAGGGCACGAGCATGCGGGCAAGGGGTGGAGCGGTCGCCGTGCCTACGAGGAATACGGCCACACCAGCGGGCCGATCTTCGCCCGCGTGGGCGGCTCCATCGTGTGGCGCGGAACCTTCGAGACGATGGTGACCGGTCCCGCCGAACGGCGCTGGCACGACGGCTTCGTCGCGCACTACCCCAATGCGGGCGCCTTCTTCGAGATGATCAAGGACCCGGACTATCAGCAGGCCGTGGTCAACCGCACCGCCGCGCTGCTCGACAGCCGGCTGATGCGGTTCGCACCCGGCGAAGGTGGCGATACCTTCGGCTGA
- a CDS encoding long-chain fatty acid--CoA ligase — protein sequence MLGKMQDWDLLVTNVIDHAAREAPTREIVTHWADGSETRTDWTGIRRDALKMAQALEALGIKKGDRVASLAMNHARHLVSWYGVAGMGGVLHTINPRLFEDQLEYIANHAEDRVLLYDAAFQPIVDKMRSKWTSIEHYICYDPPEGSDALGFEEWIGAQDGDYHWATIDERDPCMLCYTSGTTGNPKGVLYEHRSTVLHALAAIQPAAFAFDASSVMLPVVPMFHAASWGLPFAGAMAGIKFVFSAVNEPAVLCDLMERENVTDSAGVPTVWLATFQYCDANDRPLPKLRAATIGGSAAPKFMIRRLMEAGIRVQHAWGMTETSPLGTVGGPTWDWDQLTLDQKVDKAAMQGRPVFGVELRTVDLDDPSKVLPRDGEASGALQIRGPWVIRRYFKADEDALTPDGWFDTGDVAILHPDGTMQITDRTKDVIKSGGEWISSVELENAAAGHPAIAEAAAIGMYHPKWDERPVLFCIRKEGQQVTGEELIDFLKDHVAKWWLPDAVEFVDDIPHTATGKISKKDLRDRFADYQLPEAKAAAAPESGAAEPAMADASPSPATEVQNGDVPDGGDSQKRGIFSRMLGKD from the coding sequence ATGCTGGGCAAGATGCAAGACTGGGACCTGCTGGTCACCAACGTGATCGACCACGCGGCGCGCGAAGCACCTACCCGCGAGATTGTGACGCATTGGGCCGATGGCAGCGAGACCCGCACCGACTGGACGGGTATCCGCCGCGATGCGCTCAAGATGGCGCAGGCGCTGGAAGCGCTCGGCATCAAGAAGGGTGACCGGGTCGCCAGCCTCGCGATGAACCATGCGCGCCACCTGGTCAGCTGGTACGGCGTCGCCGGGATGGGCGGGGTGCTGCACACCATCAATCCGCGGCTGTTCGAGGATCAGCTGGAATACATCGCCAACCATGCCGAAGACCGCGTGCTGCTCTACGACGCGGCTTTTCAGCCGATCGTCGACAAGATGCGCTCCAAGTGGACCAGTATCGAGCATTACATCTGCTACGATCCGCCCGAAGGCTCCGATGCGCTCGGTTTCGAGGAGTGGATCGGCGCGCAGGATGGCGACTACCATTGGGCGACGATCGACGAGCGCGATCCGTGCATGCTCTGTTACACCAGCGGGACCACCGGCAATCCCAAGGGCGTGCTGTACGAGCATCGCTCCACCGTGCTGCACGCGCTCGCCGCGATCCAGCCTGCCGCATTTGCCTTCGATGCCTCCTCGGTCATGCTGCCAGTGGTGCCGATGTTCCATGCGGCGAGCTGGGGCCTGCCGTTTGCGGGCGCGATGGCTGGGATCAAGTTCGTCTTCTCCGCAGTGAACGAGCCGGCGGTGCTGTGCGACCTGATGGAGCGCGAGAACGTGACCGACAGCGCGGGCGTGCCGACCGTGTGGCTCGCAACCTTCCAATATTGTGATGCCAACGACAGGCCGCTGCCCAAGCTGCGCGCGGCGACCATCGGCGGGTCGGCTGCGCCCAAGTTCATGATCCGGCGCCTGATGGAGGCGGGGATTCGCGTCCAGCACGCCTGGGGGATGACCGAAACCTCTCCGCTGGGCACGGTCGGCGGGCCGACTTGGGACTGGGACCAGCTTACGCTCGACCAGAAGGTCGACAAGGCGGCGATGCAGGGCCGCCCGGTCTTCGGCGTGGAACTGCGCACGGTCGATCTCGACGATCCGAGCAAGGTCCTGCCGCGCGATGGCGAAGCTTCGGGCGCGCTTCAGATCCGCGGCCCGTGGGTGATCCGCCGCTACTTCAAGGCGGACGAGGACGCGCTGACGCCAGACGGCTGGTTCGACACCGGCGACGTCGCGATCTTGCACCCCGATGGCACGATGCAGATAACCGACCGGACCAAGGACGTGATCAAGTCGGGTGGCGAGTGGATCAGCTCGGTCGAGCTGGAGAACGCCGCCGCTGGCCATCCTGCCATCGCCGAAGCCGCCGCGATCGGCATGTACCATCCCAAGTGGGACGAGCGCCCGGTGCTGTTCTGCATCCGCAAGGAAGGCCAGCAGGTCACGGGTGAGGAGCTGATCGACTTCCTCAAGGATCACGTCGCCAAATGGTGGCTGCCCGATGCGGTCGAGTTCGTCGACGACATCCCGCACACCGCCACCGGCAAGATCAGCAAGAAGGACCTGCGCGACCGCTTCGCCGACTACCAGCTGCCCGAAGCGAAGGCTGCGGCCGCTCCCGAATCCGGAGCGGCCGAGCCTGCGATGGCCGATGCCAGCCCGAGCCCGGCGACCGAGGTCCAGAACGGCGATGTGCCAGACGGTGGCGATAGCCAGAAGCGCGGCATCTTCTCGCGCATGCTGGGCAAGGACTAG
- the dnaE gene encoding DNA polymerase III subunit alpha → MAFAPFVPLRVLSAFSMLEGAIEPKAIAKLATERGFPAIAMCDRNGLYGSVPFAQACIENGVQPIVGALLGVARPDSDQIDHLPLYVQDDAGWLNLCRLVSAAHLERPLEQVPHVPLAALEGYTDGLIALTGASEGAVTRLLAQGQGVHAARYLDRLEALFPQRLYIELARRGEPTEVAAEEALLDLAYARDLPLVATNPANFAEPHFYKAHDAMLCIANSRKLWEEDRPRSAKAAYVKSAPMMQELFADLPEALANTLTIAQRCAFAPPQRAPILPSLAGDLEGEAKMLAEDARRGLDARLAIYEDLSDEERQTYYERLDYEVGIIHNMGFPGYFLIVADFIKWAKDHNIPVGPGRGSGAGSLVAWSLTITDLDPIRLGLLFERFLNPERVSMPDFDIDFCETRRGEVIRYVQEKYGADKVAQIITFGKMKARAVLRDCGRILDMSYGQVDRLCKMVPNHPTDPWSLPRALNGAAEFKGEYDNDNEVRTLVDLAMQLEGLPRNSSTHAAGVVIGDRPLAELVPLYRDPRSDMPVTQFDMKVVEGAGLVKFDFLGLKTLSVLQKAVDLLKRRGIECDLGTVWWDDKAVYDLMQRGDTVGVFQLESEGMRRTLTAVKPTKFEDIIALVSLYRPGPMDNIPLFGKRKAGVEPIEYPHAKLEGILKETYGIFVYQEQVMQAAQILAGYSLGDADLLRRAMGKKNQAEMDKQRQRFIDGCKKVSDIEANEASALFDLIDKFAGYGFNKSHAAAYALLAYQTAWLKAHYPEEFYAAAMCFDMDQSEKLAVFVDDARRNGIEVAAPDLNRSEAEFSVERTDDGYAVRYGLAGLRNVGEKAMDAIVAEREAHGWFESLDDFFSRLPKGAMNSRQLEALIAAGAFDHLEPNRGQLTANVDLLLAVADAAIRERSSGQEGLFGNEDSANQGLRMKDAEDWSRAERMAKERETFGFYFSAHPIEQFRDVASANGARSYSSLMTGGPAGEARGRAVIAAMVEGAKRGQTRRGKDFIRADFSDSTGQFSAACFEEGLVPQFTKWAQESTCVLLTVELDSPSPDEPPRVTIRGARPLAEVAGGQRMLLTLEVSSEAALGELALSLQPGPPGHGEVQIALDLGQGERPVMRLGHDYKVDGKLADALERIEGISNITLVPKTGPKLHRAA, encoded by the coding sequence ATGGCCTTCGCTCCCTTCGTCCCCCTTCGCGTGCTCTCCGCCTTCTCCATGCTCGAAGGCGCGATCGAGCCCAAGGCGATCGCCAAACTGGCGACCGAGCGCGGCTTTCCCGCGATCGCGATGTGCGACCGCAACGGCCTGTATGGCAGTGTGCCCTTCGCGCAGGCCTGTATCGAAAACGGTGTGCAGCCGATCGTCGGCGCGCTGCTCGGCGTAGCGCGTCCTGACAGCGATCAGATCGATCACCTGCCGCTTTACGTGCAGGACGATGCCGGGTGGCTCAACCTGTGCAGACTGGTCAGCGCGGCACATCTTGAACGTCCATTGGAACAGGTGCCGCACGTCCCGCTTGCTGCTCTGGAAGGGTACACCGACGGGCTGATCGCGTTGACGGGGGCGAGCGAGGGAGCGGTCACCCGTCTGCTGGCGCAGGGGCAGGGCGTTCACGCCGCGCGCTATCTCGACCGGCTCGAGGCGCTGTTTCCGCAGCGGCTCTATATCGAGCTCGCACGGCGCGGCGAGCCGACCGAGGTGGCAGCGGAAGAGGCGCTGCTCGACCTCGCCTATGCGCGCGATCTGCCACTGGTCGCGACCAATCCCGCCAATTTCGCCGAGCCGCATTTCTACAAGGCGCACGATGCGATGCTGTGCATCGCGAACAGCCGCAAATTGTGGGAGGAGGATCGTCCGCGCTCGGCCAAGGCGGCCTACGTCAAATCCGCGCCGATGATGCAGGAGCTGTTCGCAGACCTGCCCGAAGCTCTGGCCAATACACTTACCATCGCGCAGCGGTGCGCCTTCGCCCCGCCGCAGCGGGCGCCGATCCTGCCCAGCCTTGCAGGCGATCTGGAGGGCGAGGCGAAGATGCTGGCCGAGGATGCGCGGCGGGGCCTCGATGCACGCCTGGCGATCTATGAAGACCTATCCGACGAGGAACGGCAGACCTATTACGAGCGGCTCGATTACGAAGTCGGGATCATCCACAACATGGGTTTCCCCGGCTACTTCCTGATCGTTGCCGACTTCATCAAATGGGCGAAGGACCACAACATCCCCGTGGGTCCGGGGCGCGGCTCGGGCGCGGGCAGCCTGGTCGCGTGGTCGCTGACCATCACCGATCTCGATCCGATCCGGCTGGGCCTGCTGTTCGAACGCTTCCTCAACCCGGAACGCGTGTCGATGCCCGACTTCGACATCGACTTCTGCGAAACCCGGCGTGGCGAGGTGATCCGCTACGTTCAGGAGAAATACGGGGCGGACAAGGTCGCCCAGATCATCACCTTCGGCAAGATGAAGGCGCGAGCGGTGCTGCGCGATTGCGGGCGCATCCTCGATATGAGCTACGGCCAGGTCGACCGGCTGTGCAAGATGGTGCCCAACCACCCGACCGATCCGTGGAGCCTGCCCCGCGCGCTCAACGGTGCGGCGGAGTTCAAGGGCGAATACGACAACGACAACGAAGTCCGCACGCTGGTCGATCTGGCGATGCAGCTGGAAGGCCTGCCGCGCAATTCCTCCACCCACGCCGCCGGCGTGGTGATCGGCGACCGTCCGCTGGCCGAGCTGGTGCCGCTGTACCGCGATCCCCGGTCGGACATGCCGGTGACCCAGTTCGACATGAAGGTGGTCGAGGGGGCGGGGCTGGTGAAGTTCGACTTCCTCGGCCTCAAGACCCTGTCGGTGCTGCAAAAGGCGGTCGATCTGCTGAAACGGCGCGGGATCGAGTGCGATCTGGGCACTGTCTGGTGGGACGATAAGGCGGTTTACGACCTGATGCAGCGCGGCGACACGGTCGGCGTGTTCCAGCTGGAATCCGAAGGCATGCGCCGCACGCTGACCGCGGTGAAGCCGACCAAGTTCGAGGATATCATCGCGCTGGTCTCGCTCTACCGGCCGGGCCCGATGGACAACATCCCGCTGTTCGGCAAGCGCAAGGCGGGGGTCGAGCCGATCGAGTACCCGCACGCCAAGCTCGAAGGGATCCTGAAGGAAACCTACGGGATCTTCGTCTATCAGGAACAGGTGATGCAGGCCGCGCAGATCCTCGCGGGCTATTCGCTCGGCGACGCGGACCTTTTGCGCCGCGCGATGGGCAAGAAGAACCAGGCCGAGATGGACAAGCAGCGCCAGCGGTTCATCGACGGGTGCAAGAAGGTCTCCGACATCGAGGCGAACGAAGCCTCCGCCCTGTTCGACTTGATCGACAAGTTCGCAGGCTACGGCTTCAACAAGTCGCACGCCGCCGCCTACGCGCTGCTCGCTTACCAGACTGCTTGGCTCAAGGCGCATTACCCCGAGGAATTCTACGCTGCGGCGATGTGCTTCGACATGGACCAGTCGGAGAAGCTGGCGGTGTTCGTGGACGATGCGCGGCGCAACGGGATCGAGGTGGCTGCGCCCGACCTCAACCGCTCCGAAGCCGAATTCTCGGTCGAACGGACCGATGATGGCTACGCCGTGCGCTATGGCCTCGCCGGGCTGCGCAATGTCGGCGAGAAGGCGATGGATGCGATCGTGGCCGAGCGTGAGGCCCATGGCTGGTTCGAAAGCCTCGACGATTTCTTCTCTCGCCTGCCCAAGGGGGCGATGAACTCGCGCCAGCTGGAGGCGCTGATCGCGGCGGGGGCGTTCGATCATCTGGAACCCAATCGCGGTCAGCTGACCGCCAATGTCGACCTGCTGCTGGCGGTCGCCGATGCTGCAATCCGCGAGCGTTCGAGCGGTCAGGAAGGGCTGTTCGGCAACGAGGACAGCGCCAACCAGGGCCTGCGGATGAAGGACGCGGAGGACTGGTCCCGTGCAGAGCGCATGGCCAAGGAGCGCGAGACCTTCGGGTTCTACTTCTCCGCCCACCCGATCGAGCAATTCCGCGACGTTGCCAGTGCCAATGGTGCGCGCAGCTATTCATCGCTGATGACCGGTGGGCCTGCGGGCGAAGCGCGTGGTCGTGCGGTGATCGCGGCGATGGTCGAGGGCGCGAAGCGGGGGCAGACGCGGCGGGGCAAGGACTTCATCCGCGCCGATTTCTCCGATTCCACTGGCCAGTTCAGCGCTGCCTGCTTCGAGGAAGGATTGGTCCCACAGTTTACCAAGTGGGCCCAGGAAAGCACCTGCGTGCTGCTGACCGTCGAACTCGACAGCCCCTCTCCGGACGAACCGCCGCGTGTCACCATTCGCGGTGCCCGTCCGCTGGCCGAGGTCGCGGGCGGCCAGCGGATGCTGCTGACGCTGGAGGTGTCGAGCGAGGCGGCGCTGGGTGAGCTGGCGCTCTCGCTCCAGCCCGGGCCGCCCGGGCATGGCGAGGTGCAGATCGCGCTCGACCTGGGTCAGGGGGAGCGTCCGGTGATGCGGCTGGGGCACGATTACAAGGTCGACGGCAAGCTCGCCGATGCGCTGGAGCGGATCGAGGGTATCTCGAACATCACTCTCGTCCCCAAGACGGGCCCCAAACTGCACCGCGCTGCTTGA
- a CDS encoding ABC transporter ATP-binding protein, with amino-acid sequence MSNADMQPVVELRRVTRSFEQGGVRIDVLRGVDLKVMPGEIVALLGPSGSGKSTMLQAVGLLEGGFGGTIVIAGQAAEKSDSQQRTALRREHLGFVYQFHHLLPDFNAVENVVLPQLVGGVPRAEAETRAKDLLSALGLAERLEHRPSQLSGGEQQRVAVARALANQPKLVLADEPTGNLDEATSEKVLAQFLELVRGQGSAALVATHNERLAAKMDRVVRLHDGVLA; translated from the coding sequence ATGAGTAATGCCGATATGCAACCGGTGGTCGAACTACGCCGTGTCACCCGCAGCTTCGAACAGGGCGGGGTGCGGATCGACGTACTGCGCGGTGTCGACCTGAAGGTCATGCCGGGCGAAATCGTCGCGCTGCTGGGGCCCTCGGGCTCGGGCAAGTCGACCATGCTGCAGGCGGTCGGCCTGTTGGAAGGCGGCTTCGGCGGCACGATCGTGATCGCGGGCCAGGCGGCGGAGAAATCGGACAGCCAGCAGCGCACCGCACTGCGTCGCGAGCATCTGGGCTTCGTTTACCAGTTTCATCACCTGCTGCCCGATTTCAACGCGGTCGAGAACGTGGTCCTTCCCCAGCTCGTCGGCGGTGTCCCGCGCGCGGAGGCAGAGACGCGGGCGAAGGATCTGCTCAGCGCGCTTGGTTTGGCCGAGCGGCTGGAGCACCGGCCCAGCCAGCTTTCGGGTGGCGAGCAGCAGCGCGTTGCAGTCGCCCGCGCTCTCGCCAACCAGCCCAAGCTGGTGCTGGCGGACGAGCCGACCGGCAATCTGGACGAGGCGACCTCGGAAAAGGTGCTCGCCCAGTTCCTCGAACTGGTTCGCGGGCAGGGTAGTGCAGCGCTGGTCGCCACGCATAACGAGCGGCTGGCAGCGAAGATGGACCGCGTGGTCCGTCTGCATGACGGCGTGCTCGCCTAG
- a CDS encoding lipoprotein-releasing ABC transporter permease subunit, with translation MFLNPFEWTIAKRYLWPGKGEGFIKLVAGISIGVVMLSVAMLVIVMSVMNGFRAELLDKIVGLNGHAIVQAYGGRLDDWKSVLADIRESEGVVSASPLIEQPLLVTFDGRVEAVLVRGNTQEDIDALQDKTLMGSMAEIKPGADKVAIGSRLAENIGARVGDVITVINPAGRSTPFGTVPRQVGYEVGAIFEVGLYDYDGAFIIMPIPQAQTLLLTGDTIGMIEVTTEDADRVTEIMAPIEQRLQGIAIVRTWQQINSSIFEALQVERVAMFFALSFMVVVAAFNILSSLVMLVRSKTRDIAIMRTMGASRQSILKIFVTTGFTVGAIGTVAGLALGALVLIFRQPIVHGIEIVTGQNLWDPSIRFLTTLPARTDPWEVFGIVSLALVLSFLATLYPAFKAANTDPVQVLRYE, from the coding sequence TTGTTTCTCAACCCATTCGAATGGACCATCGCCAAGCGTTACCTCTGGCCCGGCAAGGGCGAGGGGTTCATCAAGCTGGTCGCCGGAATCTCGATCGGCGTCGTCATGCTGTCGGTCGCGATGCTGGTCATCGTGATGAGCGTGATGAATGGTTTTCGGGCCGAACTGCTCGACAAGATCGTGGGTCTCAACGGCCATGCCATCGTACAGGCCTATGGCGGGCGGCTGGACGACTGGAAGAGCGTGCTGGCCGATATTCGCGAGAGCGAGGGCGTGGTCAGCGCCTCGCCGCTGATCGAACAGCCGCTGCTGGTGACCTTCGATGGCCGGGTCGAGGCTGTGCTGGTGCGTGGCAACACGCAGGAAGATATCGACGCGCTGCAGGACAAGACGCTGATGGGCAGCATGGCTGAGATCAAGCCGGGCGCGGACAAGGTCGCGATCGGATCGCGGCTGGCGGAAAATATCGGCGCACGGGTCGGCGATGTGATCACGGTGATCAATCCCGCCGGGCGCTCCACCCCCTTCGGTACGGTGCCGCGCCAGGTCGGCTACGAGGTCGGTGCGATCTTCGAGGTTGGCCTGTACGATTACGACGGTGCCTTCATCATCATGCCGATCCCGCAGGCGCAGACCCTGCTGCTGACCGGCGACACGATCGGGATGATCGAGGTGACGACCGAGGATGCCGACCGTGTCACCGAGATTATGGCCCCGATCGAGCAGCGGCTTCAGGGTATCGCAATCGTGCGCACCTGGCAGCAGATCAACAGTTCGATTTTCGAGGCGTTGCAGGTGGAGCGGGTGGCGATGTTCTTCGCGCTCAGCTTTATGGTGGTGGTCGCCGCGTTCAATATTCTCTCCAGCCTGGTGATGCTGGTGCGCTCGAAGACCCGCGACATCGCAATCATGCGAACCATGGGGGCGAGCAGGCAGTCGATCCTGAAGATTTTCGTCACCACCGGCTTTACCGTGGGTGCGATCGGGACTGTGGCCGGCCTTGCGCTGGGCGCGCTGGTGCTGATTTTCCGCCAGCCGATCGTCCACGGGATCGAGATCGTCACGGGGCAGAATCTGTGGGATCCATCGATCCGCTTCCTGACCACGCTGCCCGCCCGGACCGACCCGTGGGAGGTGTTCGGCATCGTGTCGCTGGCGCTGGTGCTGAGCTTCCTTGCGACGCTCTATCCCGCGTTCAAGGCAGCAAACACGGACCCCGTGCAGGTGCTGCGCTATGAGTAA
- the purF gene encoding amidophosphoribosyltransferase → MDLQHPFHDENGDSLHEECGVFGAINAGSEAATTTALGLHALQHRGQEAAGISSFDGTHFYTRRGLGHVAENFSSAESIAELPGFMAVGHVRYSTTGGAGLRNVQPLYADLASGGFAIAHNGNISNAATLREELVGKGAIFQSTSDTEVIIHLVATSRYPTMLDKLTDALRLVEGAYALIVATPRGMAACRDPLGIRPLQMGRMGDAVVFASETVAFDVVGAKFEREVEPGELIEVDFDGTIRSHRPFGDNPPRPCIFEHVYFSRPDSIFAGRSVYEARKAIGSELANEAPCEADLVVPVPDSGVPAAIGYAQQSGLPFELGIIRSHYVGRTFIQPSDGARHSGVRRKHNANRGLVEGKRIVLIDDSIVRGTTSMKIVEMMRDAGATEVHFRVASPPTAHSCYYGVDTPERSKLLAARMELEPMREFIKADSLAFISIDGLYRAVGRESRDKACPQFCDACFTGDYPTRLTDFTRNQQGAAQLSFPENKPANKVA, encoded by the coding sequence ATGGACCTGCAACACCCCTTCCACGACGAGAACGGCGACAGCCTGCATGAAGAATGCGGGGTGTTCGGCGCGATCAATGCCGGCAGCGAGGCTGCGACCACCACCGCACTGGGCCTCCACGCCCTGCAGCACCGCGGTCAGGAGGCCGCCGGGATCAGCAGTTTCGACGGCACGCACTTCTACACCCGGCGCGGGCTCGGCCATGTGGCGGAGAATTTCTCCAGCGCGGAATCGATTGCCGAACTGCCCGGTTTTATGGCCGTCGGCCACGTCCGCTATTCGACCACCGGCGGCGCAGGCCTGCGCAACGTCCAGCCGCTCTACGCCGATCTGGCGAGCGGCGGCTTCGCCATCGCGCATAATGGCAACATCTCCAACGCGGCGACGCTGCGCGAGGAACTGGTCGGCAAGGGCGCGATCTTCCAGTCGACCAGCGATACCGAGGTGATCATCCACCTCGTCGCGACCAGCCGTTACCCCACCATGCTCGACAAGCTCACCGACGCGCTGCGGCTGGTCGAAGGCGCCTATGCGCTGATCGTGGCGACCCCGCGCGGAATGGCGGCGTGCCGCGACCCGCTGGGCATCCGTCCGTTGCAGATGGGCCGGATGGGGGATGCGGTGGTGTTTGCCAGCGAGACCGTCGCCTTCGACGTGGTCGGCGCGAAGTTCGAGCGCGAAGTGGAACCGGGCGAGCTGATCGAGGTCGATTTCGACGGCACGATCCGCTCGCATCGCCCCTTCGGCGACAACCCGCCGCGCCCGTGCATTTTCGAGCACGTCTATTTCAGCCGCCCCGATTCGATCTTCGCCGGGCGTTCGGTCTACGAAGCGCGCAAGGCGATCGGCTCGGAGCTGGCCAACGAGGCCCCGTGCGAAGCGGACCTGGTGGTGCCCGTGCCCGATTCGGGCGTGCCCGCCGCGATCGGTTACGCCCAGCAATCGGGTCTGCCATTCGAACTCGGGATCATCCGTAGCCACTACGTTGGGCGGACCTTCATCCAGCCCTCCGACGGCGCGCGTCATTCGGGCGTACGGCGCAAGCACAATGCAAATCGGGGCCTCGTGGAAGGCAAGCGGATCGTGCTGATCGACGATTCGATCGTGCGCGGCACGACCAGCATGAAGATCGTCGAGATGATGCGCGATGCCGGCGCGACGGAGGTTCACTTCCGCGTCGCCAGCCCGCCGACCGCGCACAGCTGCTATTACGGGGTCGACACGCCCGAGCGCAGCAAGCTGCTCGCCGCGCGGATGGAGCTGGAGCCGATGCGCGAGTTCATCAAGGCGGACAGCCTCGCATTTATCTCGATCGACGGCCTCTACCGCGCGGTCGGGCGCGAATCGCGCGACAAGGCGTGCCCGCAGTTCTGCGATGCCTGCTTCACAGGCGATTACCCCACCCGGCTAACCGACTTTACGCGCAACCAGCAGGGCGCAGCGCAGCTTTCCTTTCCTGAAAACAAGCCAGCCAACAAGGTCGCCTGA
- a CDS encoding SDR family NAD(P)-dependent oxidoreductase translates to MAENKPFEGRVALVTGASRGIGAATAQALAAKGAHVILTARDDAALERVEDAIHNDGGTATIAPVDLTENDGVARLAQAISSRWDALDMLVISAAYLPTLTPVTQIEPKQFNNAITVNLLATQALLAGLHPMLKRADAGRVIGLTSSVGATPRAYWSAYGSTKAAFDNLLECYAQEVANTGAIRVALVDPGATRTAMREKAYPGEDPQTVKPPEEVASRIAELFEGDFETGHRERVG, encoded by the coding sequence ATGGCAGAAAACAAGCCGTTCGAAGGGCGCGTTGCGCTCGTCACCGGGGCCTCGCGGGGGATCGGCGCGGCCACCGCGCAAGCGCTCGCCGCAAAGGGCGCGCACGTCATCCTGACCGCGCGCGATGATGCAGCGCTGGAGCGGGTCGAGGATGCGATCCACAATGACGGCGGCACTGCGACGATCGCACCCGTCGATCTGACGGAGAACGATGGCGTTGCGCGACTCGCCCAGGCGATCTCCAGCCGCTGGGACGCGCTCGACATGCTGGTGATCAGCGCGGCCTACCTGCCCACCCTGACTCCGGTGACGCAGATCGAGCCGAAGCAGTTCAACAATGCGATCACGGTCAACCTGCTCGCCACGCAGGCGCTGCTCGCCGGGCTGCACCCGATGCTCAAGCGCGCCGACGCTGGGCGCGTGATCGGCCTGACCAGCAGCGTGGGCGCAACCCCGCGCGCCTACTGGTCTGCCTACGGATCGACCAAGGCCGCGTTCGACAACCTGCTGGAATGCTACGCGCAGGAAGTCGCCAACACCGGCGCGATCCGCGTCGCACTGGTCGATCCGGGTGCCACCCGCACCGCCATGCGCGAGAAAGCCTATCCCGGCGAAGACCCGCAAACGGTCAAGCCGCCCGAGGAAGTGGCCAGCCGGATCGCGGAGCTTTTCGAAGGCGATTTCGAGACCGGTCACCGGGAAAGAGTTGGTTAA
- a CDS encoding PilZ domain-containing protein — protein sequence MVALKHGYADAVQEDRCAPRTKLAIPAQLRVSGGGTFRTVVHDLSIAGFSASSIGRLHPEQACWLTLPSLQPIEARVVWWNHSIAGAAFENMLAAEVLDDLLSVWRAPKGGGVTRSCLF from the coding sequence ATGGTTGCGTTGAAGCACGGCTATGCCGACGCGGTGCAGGAAGACCGGTGCGCGCCGCGCACGAAGCTTGCAATACCGGCGCAATTGCGCGTCAGCGGGGGCGGCACTTTCCGCACGGTAGTCCACGATCTGTCGATCGCTGGCTTCAGCGCATCATCGATCGGGCGGCTGCATCCCGAACAGGCCTGCTGGCTGACACTGCCGAGCCTCCAGCCGATCGAGGCACGGGTCGTCTGGTGGAACCACTCGATTGCGGGGGCCGCCTTCGAAAACATGCTCGCCGCCGAAGTACTCGACGATCTGCTGTCCGTCTGGCGGGCCCCGAAAGGTGGCGGAGTGACCCGGTCCTGCCTGTTCTGA